The Candidatus Deferrimicrobium sp. genome contains the following window.
TTCGCCCCCTTGCGGCGCAGGGCGTCGGCGGACTGCGCGAGCGTTCCGGCCGTGTCCACCATGTCGTCGAGCAGGATCGCCGTCTTCCCGTCGACCTCCCCGATGATGTTCAACACCTCGGCCACGTTGGGCGCCAGCCGGCGCTTGTCGATGATGGCGAGGGAGGCGGAGAGGCGTTTGGCGAAGGCGCGCGCACGCTCGACGCCCCCGGCGTCCGGGGAGACGATCACGATGTCGTTCCCGTACTTCGCCTTTATGTACTCGAGCATCACCGGGGCCGAGTAAAGATGGTCCACCGGGATGTTGAAGAATCCCTGGATCTGTCCCGCGTGGAGATCCATCGTCAGCAGCCGGGAGACGCCCGCCGCGGTCAGAAGGTCGGCCACGAGTTTCGCCGTGATGGGTGCCCTCGGGAGGACCTTCCGGTCCTGGCGCGCGTATCCGTAATACGGGAGCACGGCCGTCACCCGCTTCGCCGAGGCGCGCTTGAGGCCGTCCATCAGGATCAGCAGTTCCATCAGGTGGTCGTTCACCGGGGGGCACGTGGGCTGGATAATGAAAACATCCACCCCGCGGACGTTGTCCCGGATCTCGACGTTCACCTCGCCGTCGCTGAACCGCTTGATGATCGCGGATCCCAGCGGGATGCAGAGGTACGCGCAGATCTCCTTCGCGAGATCCGGGTTCGCGTTCCCGGTGAAAATCTTGAGTCTGGTCACGCAACTCCCCTGTATTCGGAGGAAACTTCGCCGAAAGGTTTGGATATTATACCAAGGGCGAGGGGTTGGCAAGCCCTATTCGACCGCACCCCCGGTGCCCAGCCCCCGGCATGGCTGGGAGGGAAGGGGTCGAACCTTCATCAGGGGCTTCAAAGGCCCCGGTCCTGCCGTTAGACGACCTCCCAGCGCACCCGCGATTCTAACGGGCGGCCGCGACATCGTCAAGGACGGCGCCGGTTCCCCTTTCGTACGCCCCGATCACGGCGTCCTCGATCATCCGCCGGGTCTCGATGTTCAGGGG
Protein-coding sequences here:
- a CDS encoding ribose-phosphate pyrophosphokinase, translated to MTRLKIFTGNANPDLAKEICAYLCIPLGSAIIKRFSDGEVNVEIRDNVRGVDVFIIQPTCPPVNDHLMELLILMDGLKRASAKRVTAVLPYYGYARQDRKVLPRAPITAKLVADLLTAAGVSRLLTMDLHAGQIQGFFNIPVDHLYSAPVMLEYIKAKYGNDIVIVSPDAGGVERARAFAKRLSASLAIIDKRRLAPNVAEVLNIIGEVDGKTAILLDDMVDTAGTLAQSADALRRKGA